From Neodiprion pinetum isolate iyNeoPine1 chromosome 7, iyNeoPine1.2, whole genome shotgun sequence, a single genomic window includes:
- the LOC124223719 gene encoding odorant receptor coreceptor-like, translated as MANTFKYIRWSGHWFPTDDLDANNSKFLSFEFFRSLILTLTIPLQVIPCIIDLVLKIPDMPKVIMNAISTLYGIQTFCRVIFIGVMRKDIWNIFKEFDNFQVPASFRLLRDQNAASKAFKTSNRLFLGIFCVAQFTGCLFTVAPFVMSYEARIQKLKLLALNGTIPHVLVYEAWYPFDVSRFPVYQLTIIFQSFCGCVWINMTSTSDAIFLAIIIREAEEFNVLHNMLVILSNVKTHRVKERSAQTIRNNLVRHSSCTEWPEDPNILLISWIEHHQLVLRILVEIRKTFSVFVFIVVGCNALSLVLLAYIGATIKDVTALLSMISFLFVVTAQLLSFSWYTVKLTTRAEEMSQELLRINWWEAPVSYKMSSKFASLRALKTVSISGMGYFDLNLEMFLSHISQFYILGAEKTDNTVDV; from the exons ATGGCAAACACTTTCAAATACATTCGCTGGAGTGGGCATTGGTTTCCTACCGACGACCTCGACGCGAACAACTCCAAGTTTCtaagttttgaatttttcagatcACTGATTCTCACTCTGACAATACCTTTGCAAGTGATCCCATGCATCATTGACTTGGTATTGAAAATACCGGATATGCCAAAG GTGATTATGAATGCCATAAGCACTCTTTACGGCATTCAGACATTCTGCAGAGTAATTTTCATCGGCGTAATGAGAAAAGATatttggaatattttcaaagaatttgacaattttcaagTACCCGCGTCGTTTCGTCTTCTCCGTGATCAG AATGCGGCCTCGAAGGCGTTCAAAACTTCGAACAGATTATTTCTGGGAATATTCTGCGTAGCACAATTTACAGGATGCTTATTCACTGTCGCACCATTTGTAATGTCATATGAGGCACGAATTCAAAAACTTAAGTTATTGGCATTGAACGGAACAATACCTCACGTCCTGGTATACGAAGCTTGGTATCCCTTTGATGTATCTCGATTTCCAGTTTACCAG CTCACTATAATATTCCAATCCTTTTGCGGCTGTGTTTGGATCAACATGACTTCAACTTCGGATGCtatttttcttgcaattaTTATTCGTGAAGCGGAGGAATTCAATGTCTTACATAATATGCTGGTCATACTTTCCAATGTAAAAACGCACAGAGTCAAAGAAAGGTCTGCACAGACAATTAGAAATAACCTCGTTCGACATTCCAGTTGCACCGAGTGGCCCGAGGATCCaaatattttgttgatttCCTGGATTGAGCACCATCAACTTGTACTCCG TATCCTAGTAGAAATAAGGAAAACGTTTTCCGTTTTCGTCTTCATTGTGGTTGGATGCAATGCATTGTCTTTGGTTCTTTTGGCATACATCGGAGCTACG ATTAAAGACGTGACTGCATTACTTTCAATGATCAGTTTCTTGTTTGTCGTTACGGCACAATTGTTAAGCTTTTCCTGGTACACGGTGAAACTGACAACGAGAGCCGAAGAAATGTCTCAAGAATTACTCAGGATTAATTGGTGGGAAGCTCCTGTTTCCTATAAAATGTCTTCGAAATTCGCATCATTAAGAGCATTGAAAACTGTATCGATATCTGGAATGGGATACTTCGATTTGAATCTGGAAATGTTTTTATCG CACATTTCGCAATTTTACATTCTTGGCGCTGAAAAAACTGATAATACTGTCGATGTGTAA
- the Tom20 gene encoding mitochondrial import receptor subunit TOM20 homolog has protein sequence MISKAAVGIAAGIAGSIFIGYCFYFDQKRRGDPDFKKKLRERRRARKQAQKAGTKIPDLKDHEAMQRFFFQEVQLGEEMLAGGDLDGGVEHLANAVTVCGQPNQLLQVLQQTLPPQVFHLLLQRLPSVGQKIGSQTAMAEEDVE, from the exons ATGATTTCCAAAGCTGCAGTAGGCATCGCTGCCGGAATTGCCGGCAGTATATTTATAGGGTATTGCTTTTACTTCGACCAAAAACGGCGAGGCGATCCAGACTTCAAAAAGAAATTACGCGAAC GGAGAAGAGCAAGGAAACAGGCTCAAAAGGCTGGAACAAAAATACCTGATCTTAAAGATCACGAAGCGATGCAGAGGTTCTTCTTCCAAGAG GTTCAGTTGGGCGAAGAGATGCTGGCGGGTGGCGACCTCGACGGAGGTGTTGAGCATTTGGCAAATGCAGTCACAGTTTGCGGACAGCCCAATCAGCTCCTGCAAGTTCTACAGCAAACACTTCCGCCACAAGTTTTCCACCTCCTACTACAAAGACTTCCGTCAGTTGGCCAG AAAATCGGATCTCAGACAGCGATGGCAGAAGAAGATGTTGAATAG